One part of the Oceanihabitans sp. IOP_32 genome encodes these proteins:
- a CDS encoding SEC-C metal-binding domain-containing protein gives MKEKTKLERDIDRFCEVYPSFKYYKNYNKKFCHLIGNLDVCDLEGNYYFTFRIKIYLNKDKYPYSIPRIQEITKHIKRTDENHIDEEGFCCLDIEHILEKESRKGINLTTFYKNKVYPFFTNYIFKKETGDYANGEYAHFFDGVIQYYKEELEIEDFKIITNIIYAVASNSIPNRNELCLCGSELKIKQCHLIKINSLKSLSKSRLISDLINFEKFVNTNYSNHFTSNKKKRFL, from the coding sequence ATGAAGGAAAAAACAAAACTTGAAAGAGATATTGATAGGTTTTGTGAGGTTTATCCATCATTTAAATACTACAAAAATTATAATAAAAAGTTTTGCCATTTAATTGGCAATCTTGATGTATGCGATTTAGAAGGGAACTACTACTTTACATTTAGAATAAAGATTTATTTAAATAAAGATAAGTATCCTTACTCTATTCCTAGAATTCAAGAGATTACTAAACACATAAAACGTACAGATGAAAATCACATTGACGAGGAAGGATTTTGTTGCTTAGATATAGAACACATTCTTGAAAAAGAATCTAGAAAAGGAATCAACCTAACTACTTTCTATAAAAATAAGGTTTATCCTTTTTTTACAAATTATATTTTTAAGAAAGAAACTGGAGACTATGCCAACGGAGAATATGCACATTTTTTTGATGGAGTAATTCAGTATTATAAAGAAGAGTTAGAAATTGAAGATTTTAAGATAATTACTAATATTATCTATGCAGTGGCTTCTAATTCAATACCTAACCGCAACGAACTATGTTTATGTGGAAGTGAATTAAAAATTAAGCAATGCCATTTGATAAAGATTAATTCATTGAAGAGCTTATCAAAATCTAGATTGATTTCAGATTTGATTAATTTTGAAAAATTTGTAAATACAAACTACTCAAATCACTTTACTTCCAACAAGAAAAAAAGATTTCTTTAA
- a CDS encoding VTT domain-containing protein — MKSKDKSKSGKSKLQLLHQYYTYTGFYTFVWKAVKSALPYIILAVIALYTINHYYNINDALTRLTQILPAIGVLSFFFVSETLLGLIPPEVFIAWAGKMHSPWFYLSLLGLLSYGGGLLSYWMGRAITKIPYVHDYLELKMHKQLKNSKKWGGFLIVVGALLPLPFSISCIAAGIIKFPFKAVVLFGSLRLLRFAIYGLIIFNAL; from the coding sequence ATGAAGTCAAAAGATAAATCGAAATCAGGGAAATCGAAATTACAACTACTGCACCAATACTATACCTATACTGGTTTTTATACCTTTGTATGGAAGGCAGTTAAATCGGCTTTACCTTATATAATTTTAGCTGTAATAGCTTTATATACCATCAATCATTATTACAATATTAATGATGCTTTAACGCGACTAACCCAAATATTACCAGCCATTGGAGTATTATCTTTCTTTTTTGTATCCGAAACGCTTTTAGGACTCATTCCGCCCGAAGTTTTTATTGCCTGGGCAGGAAAAATGCATAGTCCTTGGTTTTATTTAAGTCTTCTAGGACTGCTATCTTATGGTGGTGGATTATTATCGTATTGGATGGGACGCGCCATTACAAAAATACCGTACGTCCATGACTATTTAGAGCTAAAAATGCATAAACAACTTAAAAACTCTAAAAAATGGGGTGGTTTTTTAATAGTTGTCGGTGCCTTGCTACCACTACCCTTTTCAATTTCTTGTATTGCGGCTGGTATTATCAAGTTCCCATTTAAGGCTGTTGTTCTGTTTGGTTCGTTAAGATTATTGCGCTTTGCAATTTACGGTCTTATCATATTTAATGCCTTATAA
- a CDS encoding ImmA/IrrE family metallo-endopeptidase, translating into MIFNYIEEKTVNILKEFDLLKSPINVNKLAKKLGVGVEASNFNDDVSGLFVIKDDKPYIAFNLNQSKKRRRFTIAHELGHFVLHSKSKSLFIDKNKSIMYRNSESSTGEILKEREANAFAAALLMPIPLILEEAKNLNGDDIIEKLASKFNVSTQAMSFRLSNLGYDFGMF; encoded by the coding sequence ATGATTTTTAACTATATCGAAGAAAAAACTGTAAACATTTTAAAGGAATTTGATCTTTTAAAGTCTCCAATTAATGTTAATAAGTTAGCAAAGAAGTTGGGAGTAGGAGTAGAAGCTTCAAATTTCAATGACGATGTGTCAGGTTTATTTGTCATAAAAGATGACAAGCCTTATATTGCTTTTAATTTAAATCAGAGCAAGAAAAGAAGAAGATTCACCATTGCACATGAATTAGGACATTTTGTTTTGCATTCTAAAAGCAAATCTTTATTCATAGATAAGAATAAAAGTATAATGTATCGTAATTCAGAATCATCGACAGGAGAAATCCTTAAAGAAAGAGAGGCGAACGCATTTGCGGCAGCATTATTAATGCCAATACCGTTAATTCTAGAAGAAGCAAAAAACTTAAATGGTGATGATATAATAGAAAAATTAGCTAGTAAATTTAATGTTAGTACTCAAGCTATGTCTTTTAGATTATCCAATTTGGGATATGATTTCGGTATGTTTTAG
- the leuC gene encoding 3-isopropylmalate dehydratase large subunit → MSSTLFDKVWDSHVVRQIKGGPDVLFIDRHFIHEVTSPVAFLGLKNRGLKVMYPERTFATADHNTPTMNQHLPVQDPLSANQLKALEDNSKAHGISHWGLGHEKNGIVHVIGPENGITFPGATIVCGDSHTSTHGAFGAIAFGIGTSEVEMVLSTQCIMQPKPKKMRINLKGQLGLGVTPKDVALYIISQLTTSGATGYFVEYAGDVFENMSMEGRMTVCNMSIEMGARGGMVAPDETTFKYLKDKPLSLKGEAWDEAVAHWKTLKTDPEATFDKDLTFDASVIEPMITYGTNPGMGMGISKNIPKADSLEGGVATYKKSLEYMGYEENESMLGKKVDYVFLGSCTNGRIEDFRAFASIVKGRKKAANITAWLVPGSHEVQEKIKKEGLLDIINEAGFVLRQPGCSACLAMNDDKVPAGKYAVSTSNRNFEGRQGPGSRTLLASPLMAAAAAVTGIVTDPRDLI, encoded by the coding sequence ATGAGCAGTACATTGTTTGATAAAGTATGGGATTCGCACGTGGTGCGACAAATTAAGGGCGGACCAGATGTGCTATTTATCGATCGTCATTTTATACACGAAGTAACTAGTCCTGTGGCTTTTCTAGGTCTTAAAAACAGAGGGTTAAAAGTTATGTACCCTGAACGCACTTTTGCTACAGCAGATCATAATACGCCGACTATGAATCAGCATTTGCCAGTTCAAGATCCACTTTCGGCAAATCAGCTAAAGGCTCTAGAAGACAACTCTAAAGCCCACGGAATTAGTCATTGGGGATTAGGCCATGAAAAAAATGGTATTGTGCATGTTATAGGACCAGAAAATGGTATTACATTCCCTGGAGCGACTATTGTTTGTGGCGATTCACATACTTCCACACATGGTGCTTTTGGTGCTATTGCTTTTGGTATTGGTACATCGGAAGTCGAAATGGTGCTCTCTACACAATGTATTATGCAGCCAAAACCTAAAAAAATGCGTATTAATCTCAAAGGGCAATTAGGCTTAGGCGTAACCCCTAAAGATGTCGCTTTATATATTATCTCGCAGTTAACGACTTCTGGTGCAACCGGATATTTTGTTGAATATGCAGGAGATGTTTTTGAAAACATGAGTATGGAAGGTCGTATGACGGTTTGTAACATGTCTATAGAAATGGGGGCACGTGGCGGTATGGTTGCTCCAGATGAAACCACTTTCAAGTATCTAAAAGACAAACCCTTATCTTTAAAAGGTGAAGCTTGGGATGAGGCCGTGGCGCATTGGAAGACCTTAAAAACAGATCCCGAGGCGACGTTTGATAAAGATTTAACATTCGATGCCAGCGTTATAGAACCTATGATTACTTACGGTACGAACCCAGGTATGGGGATGGGTATTTCTAAAAACATACCTAAAGCCGATTCTCTTGAGGGTGGTGTAGCCACTTATAAAAAGTCTTTAGAGTATATGGGATACGAAGAAAACGAATCTATGCTTGGTAAAAAAGTAGATTACGTGTTCTTGGGAAGCTGTACCAACGGAAGGATTGAAGATTTTCGTGCGTTTGCTTCTATAGTTAAAGGTAGAAAAAAGGCTGCTAATATTACAGCTTGGTTGGTACCAGGCTCGCATGAAGTTCAAGAAAAAATTAAGAAAGAAGGTCTATTAGATATTATTAACGAGGCTGGTTTTGTTCTAAGACAACCCGGATGTTCGGCGTGTTTAGCGATGAACGACGATAAAGTTCCTGCTGGAAAATACGCGGTTAGTACTTCTAACAGAAACTTCGAAGGCCGTCAAGGCCCTGGCTCAAGAACCTTATTAGCAAGCCCATTAATGGCTGCTGCTGCCGCAGTTACTGGCATAGTTACAGATCCAAGAGACTTAATATAA
- a CDS encoding adenylate/guanylate cyclase domain-containing protein, producing the protein MKIYNDYLQIIKDAVESDASNQIYKGLGSPIHSRTNEQFKAILNRVESKEIASEMKMFSEGLGRPINYNQQLGLHPSFAHLKNTDNVEEHYIVSVFIDIKGSTNLFKKFNKETNFLITNAIIKAGIHTALIFGGYVHRLQGDGMFLYFGDENTEQKKAVELALQMVSVYTHFVKNDLKEYLMSQGIENIGVRTGIDLGKKEDVLWGNSGIGEISEVTTCSLHTSLASKMQSSALRNGVVVGQYVKDEILADDYFSLVCNRPDKTENDRYIYRIDDRNFYYSQYDFDWGKYLKKQSFVAIDSNGNPVIKLPSSVNTISALKPIAAINKPYFNEGKNKT; encoded by the coding sequence ATGAAAATATACAATGACTACCTCCAAATAATTAAAGACGCTGTTGAAAGTGATGCATCCAATCAAATTTATAAAGGATTAGGTTCTCCAATACATAGTAGGACAAATGAGCAATTTAAAGCAATATTAAACAGAGTTGAAAGTAAAGAAATAGCATCAGAGATGAAAATGTTTTCTGAAGGCTTAGGCAGACCAATTAATTATAATCAACAATTAGGACTTCATCCTAGTTTTGCTCATTTAAAAAACACTGACAACGTAGAAGAACATTATATTGTATCAGTATTTATTGATATTAAAGGAAGTACAAATCTTTTCAAAAAATTTAATAAAGAAACTAACTTTTTAATTACAAATGCAATTATCAAAGCAGGAATACATACGGCACTAATATTTGGAGGATATGTTCATAGACTACAAGGTGATGGTATGTTTTTATATTTCGGTGATGAAAATACAGAGCAGAAGAAAGCAGTTGAACTAGCATTACAAATGGTTAGTGTTTATACACATTTTGTAAAAAATGATCTTAAAGAATATTTAATGTCTCAAGGTATTGAAAATATTGGAGTAAGAACTGGGATTGATCTTGGAAAAAAGGAAGATGTATTATGGGGCAATTCTGGAATAGGTGAAATTAGTGAAGTTACAACTTGTAGTTTGCATACAAGCTTAGCCAGTAAAATGCAGTCCTCAGCTTTAAGAAATGGAGTTGTTGTTGGTCAATACGTAAAGGATGAAATTCTAGCTGATGATTATTTCAGTCTTGTTTGTAATCGTCCTGATAAAACCGAAAACGACAGATACATATATAGAATTGATGATAGAAATTTCTATTATAGTCAGTATGACTTTGATTGGGGAAAATATTTAAAAAAGCAGAGTTTTGTAGCAATTGACTCCAATGGAAATCCTGTTATAAAACTTCCTTCAAGTGTAAATACAATTTCAGCACTCAAACCTATTGCAGCAATTAATAAGCCATATTTTAATGAAGGAAAAAACAAAACTTGA
- a CDS encoding helix-turn-helix domain-containing protein, producing MKDFNSTLYKIIGLRIKEARHRLNYSQEDLAKKIFISRASISNIELGRHQPPLHVLYDISSVLNFDLQQLLPTFNEVEKHISTNEYSDILKNISDLDEDSKKAIEEIIKNLNK from the coding sequence ATGAAAGATTTTAATTCAACCCTATATAAGATTATAGGATTAAGAATAAAAGAAGCTCGTCATAGGCTAAATTATAGTCAAGAAGATTTAGCTAAAAAAATATTTATTAGTAGAGCTTCAATTTCTAATATAGAATTAGGAAGGCATCAGCCACCATTGCACGTATTATATGATATTTCTTCCGTGTTAAATTTTGATTTACAACAGTTGCTACCAACTTTTAACGAGGTCGAAAAGCATATTTCTACAAACGAGTACAGTGATATTTTAAAGAATATTAGTGATTTGGATGAAGATTCCAAGAAGGCAATAGAAGAAATAATAAAGAATCTAAATAAATGA
- a CDS encoding mechanosensitive ion channel family protein, translated as MEFYKKIIYDYLVEIGTHSTLAKYLNMLALLIVLLIVVFILDYILRRLIRALFSKIAAKSKTRFDDILISNKAPRNIAHIIPLLIVIEYIPIIFFDFPVFQTFIRKTLEVFAIVLALWIVRSLLNTVKDYLKSLPNLKDKPIDSYIQVFMIFAWIVGSISAFAVITDIPFVKFFTGLGALSAIIILIFRDTILGFVASIQVSINDMVRIGDWITFDKYGANGYVTEISLATVKVQNFDNTITTIPTYALISDSFQNWRGMTDSDGRRIMRSLFVKQNSIKFLKDNEVEKLKAVQLITDYLENRQSDIKTYNTNINANKELLINGRNLTNFGVFRKYIDSYLNHHSGINKDMMLMVRQLEPTTQGIPLQIYAFSSDKRWANYEYIMADIFDHLIAALSYFELELFELPSNTDFIKPERVKTT; from the coding sequence ATGGAGTTTTACAAGAAAATTATTTATGACTATCTAGTTGAGATAGGCACCCATAGCACGCTTGCAAAATATTTAAATATGTTGGCGCTTTTAATTGTGCTTTTAATTGTTGTCTTTATTCTTGATTACATTCTTAGAAGACTTATTCGAGCACTATTTTCAAAGATTGCTGCAAAATCTAAAACACGGTTCGACGACATATTAATTTCTAATAAAGCGCCTCGAAACATAGCGCATATTATTCCTTTATTAATCGTTATAGAGTATATTCCTATCATCTTTTTCGACTTTCCTGTTTTTCAAACTTTTATTAGAAAAACCTTAGAGGTTTTTGCTATTGTTTTGGCACTTTGGATTGTTAGAAGCCTATTAAATACCGTTAAAGATTATTTAAAATCCCTACCTAACTTAAAAGACAAGCCCATAGATAGCTATATTCAAGTCTTTATGATTTTTGCTTGGATCGTAGGTTCTATCTCTGCATTCGCTGTAATTACCGACATTCCATTTGTAAAATTCTTTACCGGTTTAGGAGCCCTGTCGGCCATTATTATTTTAATTTTTAGAGACACCATTTTAGGTTTTGTAGCGAGTATTCAAGTCTCTATAAACGATATGGTTCGCATTGGCGATTGGATTACTTTCGATAAATATGGGGCAAATGGTTATGTTACCGAAATATCTTTAGCAACCGTTAAAGTGCAAAATTTCGATAATACGATAACAACGATACCGACTTACGCTCTTATTTCCGATTCTTTTCAGAATTGGCGAGGGATGACGGATTCTGATGGAAGACGTATTATGAGATCCTTGTTTGTAAAACAAAATAGCATTAAATTTTTAAAGGATAATGAAGTTGAAAAACTTAAAGCAGTTCAATTAATTACAGACTATTTAGAAAACCGTCAAAGTGATATTAAAACGTACAATACCAATATTAACGCGAATAAAGAATTACTTATAAACGGTAGAAATCTAACTAACTTTGGAGTCTTTAGAAAATACATCGATAGCTATTTAAATCACCATTCTGGTATAAATAAAGATATGATGCTTATGGTGCGTCAATTAGAACCTACAACCCAAGGTATACCGTTACAAATTTATGCGTTTAGTAGTGACAAACGCTGGGCGAATTACGAGTATATTATGGCCGATATTTTTGATCATCTTATAGCTGCACTCTCTTATTTTGAATTAGAACTTTTCGAGTTACCAAGTAACACCGATTTCATAAAACCAGAGCGCGTAAAAACAACATGA
- a CDS encoding acyl-CoA thioesterase: MKFKTRKWIKPGDLNPNGTLFGGRLLEWIDEEAALFAIIQFDNKKVVTKSMGAIEFLASAKQGDIVEIGLKITKVGNAYIALCCEVRNIMTQVTIISISNIVMVNLGEDGKPKPHNRNILKA, from the coding sequence ATGAAATTTAAAACAAGAAAATGGATTAAACCGGGTGATTTAAACCCAAACGGCACTTTATTTGGCGGGCGATTATTAGAATGGATTGACGAAGAAGCCGCATTATTTGCCATAATTCAATTCGATAATAAAAAAGTCGTGACCAAATCTATGGGTGCCATAGAATTCTTGGCCTCTGCCAAACAAGGCGATATTGTAGAAATTGGTTTAAAAATCACCAAGGTCGGGAATGCCTATATTGCACTGTGTTGCGAGGTTAGAAATATTATGACTCAAGTTACCATTATTAGTATCTCTAATATTGTTATGGTGAATTTGGGCGAAGACGGTAAGCCCAAACCTCATAATAGAAATATTTTAAAGGCTTAA
- a CDS encoding DUF3817 domain-containing protein: MFSYINIFRVVAFFEGISYLLLLFVATPIKYLANDAQYVKLLGMPHGILFMAYIVLAFLYKKDFSWNNKQFGIVLFASIIPFGTFYVDKHYLNQ, encoded by the coding sequence ATGTTTTCTTATATTAATATTTTCAGAGTGGTCGCTTTTTTTGAGGGAATCTCGTACTTACTGTTATTGTTTGTAGCAACACCTATTAAATATTTGGCTAACGACGCGCAATACGTAAAACTCTTGGGGATGCCACATGGTATTTTATTCATGGCTTACATTGTCTTGGCTTTTCTTTACAAAAAAGACTTTTCTTGGAATAACAAACAGTTTGGTATTGTGCTTTTTGCTTCTATTATCCCTTTCGGTACCTTTTATGTCGATAAACATTATTTAAACCAATAA
- the leuB gene encoding 3-isopropylmalate dehydrogenase: MKFNIALLAGDGIGPEVIDQAVKVSNAVAKKFGHEITWKPALMGAAAIDAVGEPYPAETHAICAAADAVLFGAIGHPKYDNDPSAQVRPEQGLLKMRKALGLFANVRPTFTFPSLLDKSPLKKERIEGTDLVFLRELTGGIYFGEKGRRDNGNTAFDNCVYTRAEVERLAKKGFELAMKRSKKLCCVDKANVLETSRLWRETVQDMEKDYPEVEVSYEFVDAVAMRLVQWPNSYDVLITENLFGDILTDEASVISGSMGLMPSASMGADIALFEPIHGSYPQATGLNIANPMATVLSAAMMFEMAFNLPEEGEAIRTAVNRALAEGYVTEDLANGGKAYGTKEVGDWLAKNI, from the coding sequence ATGAAATTTAATATAGCCCTTTTAGCGGGAGATGGCATAGGTCCAGAGGTTATCGATCAAGCTGTAAAAGTTAGCAATGCCGTTGCCAAAAAATTTGGTCATGAAATCACTTGGAAACCGGCCTTAATGGGAGCTGCTGCTATCGATGCTGTTGGCGAACCATACCCTGCAGAAACTCATGCTATTTGTGCGGCTGCAGATGCCGTTTTATTTGGGGCAATTGGACACCCGAAATACGATAACGATCCGAGTGCTCAAGTTCGTCCAGAGCAAGGTTTATTAAAAATGCGTAAAGCCTTAGGCTTATTTGCTAATGTACGCCCAACCTTTACATTTCCGTCGTTATTAGACAAATCACCTTTAAAAAAGGAGCGTATTGAAGGTACCGACTTGGTGTTTTTGCGTGAGTTAACAGGTGGTATTTATTTTGGAGAAAAAGGAAGACGTGATAACGGAAACACCGCCTTCGATAATTGTGTGTACACCAGAGCAGAAGTGGAACGCTTAGCCAAAAAAGGGTTTGAGTTAGCCATGAAACGTTCGAAAAAACTGTGTTGCGTCGATAAGGCTAACGTTTTAGAGACTTCACGTTTATGGCGTGAAACGGTTCAAGACATGGAAAAAGATTACCCAGAGGTGGAAGTGAGTTATGAGTTTGTAGATGCCGTGGCCATGCGCTTGGTACAATGGCCAAATAGTTATGACGTGTTAATTACCGAAAACCTATTTGGAGATATCTTAACGGATGAAGCCTCTGTAATTTCGGGTTCTATGGGGTTAATGCCTTCAGCTTCAATGGGAGCAGATATTGCTCTGTTTGAGCCTATTCATGGGTCGTACCCTCAGGCTACAGGGCTAAACATTGCCAATCCTATGGCAACCGTGCTATCTGCTGCGATGATGTTTGAAATGGCGTTCAATTTACCAGAAGAAGGCGAGGCGATTAGAACAGCTGTTAATAGAGCACTTGCTGAAGGTTATGTAACTGAGGATTTGGCAAACGGCGGCAAAGCTTATGGCACCAAAGAAGTAGGGGATTGGCTCGCCAAAAATATCTAG
- the leuD gene encoding 3-isopropylmalate dehydratase small subunit — MAYDKFNILTSTAVPLPLENVDTDQIIPARFLKATKREGFGDNLFRDWRYNNDNTPKESFVLNNPIYSGKILVGGKNFGSGSSREHAAWAVYDYGFRCVVSSFFADIFRNNCLNVGVLPVQVSPEFSEKIFEEIYKDANTEIEINLPNQTITILSTGAQESFEINSYKKENMLNGFDDIDYLQNMKDEIQSFADKLML; from the coding sequence ATGGCATACGATAAATTTAATATACTAACAAGTACCGCAGTTCCGTTACCTTTAGAAAATGTAGATACCGATCAAATCATACCTGCACGATTTTTAAAAGCTACTAAACGTGAAGGCTTTGGAGACAATTTATTCAGGGATTGGCGTTATAATAATGATAACACACCAAAAGAAAGTTTTGTTTTAAACAATCCTATTTATAGCGGAAAAATATTAGTAGGCGGTAAGAATTTTGGTTCTGGATCTTCGCGAGAGCATGCGGCTTGGGCGGTTTACGATTATGGTTTCCGATGTGTGGTTTCCAGTTTTTTTGCAGATATTTTTAGAAATAACTGTTTAAATGTAGGTGTTTTACCCGTACAGGTGAGCCCAGAGTTTTCCGAAAAGATTTTTGAAGAAATTTACAAAGATGCTAATACCGAGATTGAAATTAATCTTCCAAATCAAACCATAACCATTCTTTCTACTGGTGCTCAAGAATCTTTTGAGATTAATTCTTACAAAAAAGAAAATATGTTAAATGGGTTTGACGACATTGATTATCTTCAAAACATGAAAGATGAAATTCAATCTTTTGCAGATAAATTAATGCTCTAA
- a CDS encoding flagellar motor protein MotB yields MKNISLVVVAAIVLSSCVSKRKYTALERENGEITSALTKARVENEELESKFAQIQARVDTYNSKINQLTEENDVKFEAVGDVAVISNATKVKMRETLKNVDPAVLAQANTLQDSMNLAVSYTLQKSIDNNTLNEDEDIAINIDETVVMISISDKMLFNTASYRLSGKADGILEKIANIINSEPSLEVMVEGHTDPRSINTEKIADNWDLSVLRATSVVRKLQNNYNVAPEKLIASGRSSYMPIADNETKENRAKNRRTRIVILPNINKFFALMDSES; encoded by the coding sequence ATGAAGAACATTTCCCTTGTAGTTGTAGCCGCTATCGTTTTATCAAGCTGCGTTTCAAAAAGGAAATACACAGCGCTTGAGCGTGAAAATGGTGAAATCACAAGTGCACTAACTAAAGCACGTGTAGAAAATGAAGAATTAGAATCTAAATTTGCTCAAATTCAAGCCCGTGTAGACACCTACAATTCTAAAATAAATCAACTTACCGAAGAAAACGATGTTAAATTTGAAGCCGTTGGCGATGTTGCTGTTATTTCTAATGCCACTAAAGTAAAAATGCGTGAAACACTTAAAAATGTAGATCCCGCAGTTTTAGCTCAAGCCAACACCCTTCAAGATTCTATGAATTTAGCAGTATCTTACACGCTTCAAAAATCTATAGACAATAACACGCTTAACGAAGACGAAGATATTGCAATTAATATCGACGAAACTGTAGTAATGATTTCGATTTCTGATAAAATGCTTTTTAATACGGCTAGCTATAGATTGAGCGGTAAAGCAGATGGTATTTTAGAGAAAATAGCAAACATTATTAATTCTGAGCCAAGTCTTGAAGTTATGGTTGAAGGACACACCGATCCGCGTTCTATCAACACCGAAAAAATTGCTGACAACTGGGATTTAAGTGTTTTACGTGCCACGTCGGTAGTTCGTAAATTACAAAATAACTACAATGTGGCTCCAGAGAAACTAATTGCCTCAGGACGTAGCAGCTATATGCCAATCGCCGACAATGAAACCAAGGAGAACCGGGCAAAAAATAGAAGAACTCGTATCGTTATTTTACCAAATATCAATAAGTTTTTTGCACTTATGGACAGTGAATCATAA